In one Paraburkholderia megapolitana genomic region, the following are encoded:
- a CDS encoding MFS transporter: protein MNSTVSIAPAALRAELPKSSVARLSLAYAIATNGMILTPFLVAAVMLRFHLSEGIATQVAGVEILGVALSCALLPRWISRAAGFFTIAGVLGTIVGQALSIVAPTVLLIGIVRGVTGIFEGVLFVVVASGISQRASADRLWGQINVIAGIINGGILVVISYLPSEWLGQGVFMLLVGVCIVMAPAIHGIGEFARHVTQARSRNKLPLKLVLTIWAVTVLIYGVQASQWAVAGIVGSHAGLSTWTVGILLSLSSLLGFAGAVIPSQRSSRKHRLAIIFVAQMVMIGSLIWFFGSTGNKSYFLSQLALNCAFFAIIPFLTGLLSEVDPDGSLVARTVVVTFIGGGVGTAVAGDLFTQYGGMHFAYVLCIGVAAAVPFVWLALRGATAHNLQTGGHQLS, encoded by the coding sequence ATGAACTCGACAGTCTCCATTGCTCCCGCGGCACTCCGTGCCGAGTTGCCAAAAAGCTCGGTGGCCCGCCTGTCGCTCGCCTACGCGATCGCCACGAACGGGATGATCCTCACGCCGTTTCTCGTGGCAGCGGTCATGCTGCGGTTTCATCTCTCGGAAGGCATTGCAACCCAGGTAGCGGGCGTCGAGATTCTCGGTGTAGCACTGAGTTGCGCCTTGCTGCCGCGCTGGATTTCGCGTGCCGCGGGGTTCTTCACGATCGCGGGCGTGCTCGGCACGATCGTGGGACAGGCGCTCAGCATCGTCGCACCGACCGTGCTGCTGATCGGTATCGTGCGCGGTGTGACCGGCATCTTCGAGGGCGTGCTGTTCGTCGTCGTCGCGTCGGGCATCTCGCAGCGCGCCTCGGCGGACCGGCTGTGGGGGCAGATAAACGTCATCGCGGGGATCATCAACGGCGGCATTCTCGTTGTGATTTCGTACCTGCCTTCCGAGTGGCTCGGGCAAGGCGTGTTCATGCTGCTGGTCGGCGTGTGCATCGTGATGGCGCCCGCCATTCACGGTATCGGTGAATTTGCGCGGCATGTGACGCAAGCGCGTTCGCGCAACAAGTTGCCGCTCAAACTCGTGCTGACCATCTGGGCCGTCACGGTGCTGATCTATGGCGTGCAGGCGTCGCAATGGGCGGTTGCCGGAATCGTCGGTTCGCATGCGGGTCTGTCGACATGGACTGTCGGCATCCTGCTCTCGCTGTCGTCGCTGCTCGGTTTCGCCGGTGCGGTGATCCCGTCGCAACGATCAAGCCGCAAACATCGGCTCGCGATCATCTTCGTGGCGCAAATGGTGATGATCGGCTCGCTGATCTGGTTCTTCGGTTCGACCGGCAACAAGTCCTACTTCCTGAGCCAGTTGGCATTGAACTGCGCGTTCTTCGCGATCATTCCGTTCCTGACCGGGCTGCTCTCCGAAGTCGACCCGGATGGTTCGCTGGTTGCGCGGACCGTCGTGGTCACGTTTATCGGCGGCGGCGTCGGCACCGCGGTAGCGGGCGATCTGTTCACGCAGTACGGCGGCATGCACTTCGCGTATGTGTTGTGCATCGGCGTGGCGGCCGCGGTGCCGTTCGTCTGGCTTGCGTTGCGTGGTGCAACTGCGCACAACCTGCAAACCGGCGGACATCAGCTCTCCTGA
- a CDS encoding amino acid deaminase/aldolase: MTGAAVSRPAELPEHDYPYYRDALAGQRLPAAFIDLDHFRINLERLRVRAAGMPIRLVTKSVRSVAMIRLALATGNFIRGLLCYSPAEAAWLASQGLDDLVVAYPSVEREDLRAVAAQLRNGRSITLMVDSMAQVEQIDALARAEGVVIPLSIDLDMSSTFPGIYFGVYRSPVHDVATAVALANGIAACPGVRLEGLMGYEGQIAGLMDVVPGQGLKNAIVRSLKRRSIDETNTRRRNVVQALTAAGHPLRFVNGGGTGSVESTKSDPSVTEVAAGSGLYTPALFDHYASFQALPSAGFALPVTRLPKDGIFTCSGGGYIASGPIGKNRLPQPWLPAGCTLIDNEGAGEVQTPLRHPASVALKIGEPMLFRHAKAGELCERFNELLLITGGRVVDQVTTYRGDGKCFF, encoded by the coding sequence ATGACCGGCGCCGCCGTTTCCCGCCCTGCCGAACTTCCGGAGCACGACTACCCGTACTACCGCGACGCGCTCGCGGGACAGCGGTTGCCGGCCGCATTCATCGATCTCGATCACTTCCGGATCAACCTCGAACGGCTGCGCGTGCGCGCGGCCGGCATGCCGATCCGTCTCGTCACCAAGTCCGTTCGTTCAGTAGCGATGATTCGCCTGGCGCTCGCTACCGGCAATTTCATCCGCGGTCTGCTGTGCTACTCGCCGGCGGAAGCGGCCTGGCTCGCGAGCCAGGGGCTCGACGATCTCGTTGTGGCGTACCCGTCGGTGGAGCGCGAGGATCTGCGCGCCGTCGCCGCGCAGTTGCGCAACGGGCGCTCGATCACATTGATGGTCGACAGCATGGCGCAGGTCGAGCAGATCGATGCGCTGGCGCGCGCCGAAGGCGTCGTCATTCCGCTATCGATCGATCTCGACATGTCGTCCACGTTTCCTGGCATCTACTTCGGCGTCTATCGATCGCCGGTCCACGACGTCGCCACCGCGGTCGCTCTCGCAAACGGCATCGCGGCCTGTCCCGGCGTGCGGCTCGAAGGGCTGATGGGCTACGAAGGGCAGATCGCCGGGCTGATGGACGTGGTGCCGGGACAGGGACTGAAGAACGCGATCGTGCGCTCGCTCAAGCGGCGCTCGATCGACGAAACCAATACGCGACGCCGCAACGTCGTGCAGGCGCTCACAGCCGCGGGGCATCCGCTGCGCTTCGTCAACGGCGGTGGCACCGGCAGCGTCGAAAGCACCAAAAGCGATCCGTCGGTCACCGAGGTCGCCGCCGGTTCGGGACTCTACACCCCCGCGTTGTTCGATCACTACGCGTCATTCCAGGCGTTGCCGTCGGCAGGTTTCGCGCTGCCCGTCACGCGCCTGCCCAAAGACGGCATCTTCACCTGCTCCGGCGGTGGCTATATCGCGTCCGGTCCGATCGGCAAGAACCGTCTGCCGCAACCATGGCTGCCCGCCGGTTGCACGTTGATCGACAACGAAGGCGCCGGTGAAGTCCAGACACCGTTGCGGCATCCCGCTTCGGTTGCGCTGAAGATCGGCGAGCCGATGCTGTTTCGTCACGCCAAAGCCGGTGAACTATGCGAACGCTTTAACGAGCTTCTGCTGATAACCGGCGGGCGCGTCGTCGACCAGGTCACGACGTATCGCGGCGACGGCAAGTGTTTTTTCTGA
- a CDS encoding iron-containing redox enzyme family protein has protein sequence MSSIQTWAEHATESPRRDLSHPSSAAGQRADRPAAGAVTTMLGVLIDDRELEARFDACAWEFDALSQQLDEALDAAFTRGEHAARADVHAVLFALYELHVAPAASERCANQFNPYLIRLRNAIERRWFASELQRTAPLDAAARSPEGLVEAIRAVSAGHRASHHPLFDFLERDATRAQLAAFFRSDSALNVRFFDLIVLALLGSDPSVRGELAQNFWDEAGKGDTRRSHVTLFRNLLLTAGIEHAADDHASSLEWQGLAGYNVFMMTGLNRSHGFRSLGVMAVTELLDPPQYEKLTRGCRRIGLGADGELDYYDEHVSIDVVHAEGWLANVIVPLARSFPAKMDDIFMGAQWRLNTCADYYDRLHAKLLKMV, from the coding sequence ATGAGCAGTATTCAAACCTGGGCGGAGCATGCGACCGAGTCGCCGCGCCGCGATCTGTCGCATCCGTCTTCCGCCGCCGGCCAGCGTGCGGATAGACCCGCCGCGGGGGCGGTAACCACCATGCTGGGCGTGCTGATCGACGATCGCGAACTCGAGGCGCGCTTCGATGCATGCGCATGGGAATTCGATGCGTTGTCGCAACAACTCGACGAAGCACTCGATGCCGCGTTCACGCGAGGCGAACACGCGGCACGCGCCGATGTGCACGCGGTGCTCTTCGCCTTGTATGAACTGCACGTTGCGCCCGCGGCGAGCGAGCGCTGCGCGAATCAGTTCAACCCGTATCTGATCCGGCTGCGCAACGCGATCGAGCGACGCTGGTTCGCGAGCGAACTGCAACGCACGGCGCCGCTCGATGCGGCCGCGCGTTCGCCGGAAGGGCTCGTCGAGGCGATTCGCGCGGTGTCGGCGGGGCATCGCGCGTCGCATCATCCGTTGTTCGATTTTCTCGAGCGCGATGCGACGCGTGCGCAACTCGCGGCATTTTTCCGCAGCGACAGCGCGCTCAATGTCCGCTTCTTCGATCTGATCGTGCTGGCGCTGCTCGGTTCGGACCCATCGGTGCGCGGCGAACTGGCGCAGAACTTCTGGGACGAAGCGGGCAAAGGCGACACGCGACGCAGCCACGTCACGCTGTTTCGCAACCTGCTGCTCACAGCGGGCATCGAGCATGCCGCCGACGATCACGCGTCGTCGCTCGAATGGCAGGGGCTGGCCGGCTACAACGTGTTCATGATGACGGGCCTGAACCGCAGCCACGGTTTCCGTTCGCTTGGCGTGATGGCCGTTACGGAACTGCTCGACCCGCCGCAGTATGAAAAGCTCACGCGCGGTTGCCGGCGCATCGGTCTCGGCGCCGATGGCGAACTAGACTACTACGACGAACACGTAAGCATCGATGTGGTGCATGCGGAGGGTTGGCTCGCAAATGTGATCGTGCCGCTCGCGCGCAGCTTTCCCGCGAAGATGGACGATATCTTTATGGGCGCGCAGTGGCGGCTGAACACGTGTGCCGACTACTACGACCGGCTACACGCGAAGCTTTTGAAAATGGTTTGA
- a CDS encoding D-arabinono-1,4-lactone oxidase produces MWRNWSGYVSSPKATVKTPGSRDELVDVLRGAAGSQAPVRVVGAGHSFSPLAQTDGVILSLDNLQGLIHVDATRRVARVHAGTRLYTLGAALAEHGFAMENLGDINVQSIAGATSTGTHGTGITLGNLSTQIAALRFTTPDGNEVVASPEENADLFEGGRIGLGVLGVLTEIDLNLVPSFKLKLQRAKMDLEECLAQTDSLIANNRSFELYWLPHTDTVMTKAWNVTDEPVDQMHWKRYINEELLENTAFGLLCGLGKTMPSLCPSISRLCASLISPGQQVDPSHSSLSTVRRIRFNEMEWSVPAHRGADALREIQAFIARKSFPLMFPLEYRWVRGDDIWLSPDYGRDSVRISVHQYVGMPYEAYFAGVQAICMNHGGRPHWGKVHALTAQDFSKLYPRWDDFLALRERMDPQGRFLTPYLRDLFGLSRVSAPQQLAESYRN; encoded by the coding sequence ATGTGGCGTAACTGGTCGGGGTACGTAAGCAGCCCGAAGGCAACGGTCAAGACACCTGGATCGCGGGACGAACTGGTCGATGTGCTGCGCGGTGCGGCCGGTTCACAGGCACCGGTACGCGTGGTCGGAGCCGGACATTCGTTTTCGCCGCTGGCGCAGACCGACGGTGTGATCCTGTCGCTCGACAATCTGCAGGGTCTGATTCACGTCGACGCAACGCGCCGCGTCGCGCGTGTGCATGCCGGCACGCGGCTCTACACGCTCGGCGCGGCGCTCGCGGAGCATGGCTTCGCGATGGAGAATCTCGGCGACATCAATGTGCAGTCGATCGCCGGAGCAACGAGTACCGGAACCCATGGCACCGGCATTACGCTCGGCAATCTCTCGACGCAGATCGCAGCGCTTCGCTTCACGACGCCTGACGGCAACGAAGTCGTCGCCTCACCCGAGGAAAACGCGGACCTGTTCGAAGGTGGCCGGATCGGACTCGGTGTGCTCGGTGTGCTCACCGAGATCGATCTGAATCTGGTGCCGTCGTTCAAACTCAAGTTGCAGCGCGCGAAGATGGACCTCGAGGAATGTCTCGCGCAAACCGACTCGCTGATCGCGAATAACCGTTCGTTCGAACTCTACTGGTTGCCGCATACCGACACGGTGATGACGAAAGCATGGAACGTGACAGACGAACCCGTCGATCAGATGCACTGGAAGCGCTACATCAACGAGGAACTGCTCGAGAACACTGCGTTCGGTCTGCTGTGCGGGTTGGGCAAGACGATGCCCTCGCTGTGCCCGTCGATCAGCCGCTTGTGCGCGTCGCTGATCTCACCGGGGCAGCAGGTCGATCCAAGTCATTCGTCTTTGTCCACCGTGCGGCGCATACGCTTTAACGAAATGGAATGGTCGGTGCCGGCGCATCGCGGTGCCGATGCGCTGCGCGAGATCCAGGCGTTCATCGCGCGCAAATCGTTCCCGTTGATGTTTCCGCTCGAGTACCGCTGGGTGCGCGGCGACGATATCTGGCTAAGCCCCGACTACGGTCGCGACAGCGTGCGCATCTCCGTACACCAGTATGTCGGCATGCCCTATGAAGCGTATTTTGCGGGTGTACAGGCGATCTGCATGAATCATGGCGGACGGCCGCATTGGGGCAAGGTGCACGCGCTGACCGCACAGGATTTTTCGAAGCTTTATCCGCGCTGGGATGACTTTCTCGCGTTGCGTGAACGCATGGATCCGCAGGGACGGTTTCTCACGCCATATTTGCGCGACCTGTTCGGTCTGTCACGCGTGAGCGCGCCGCAGCAGCTTGCGGAAAGCTATCGGAATTGA
- a CDS encoding TetR/AcrR family transcriptional regulator: MPITQKTEADKRHKRHKRQVLIDTATSLFSQNGYRAVGIDRIIAESGVAKMTLYNHFPSKSELVLEVLRQREESAAVSLREFVDRYVVPLERLKAIFLWHEAWFSEQTFCGCMFINAASEFPDRTDAIHCASASQKRQVTALLGTLLGEMFAHDVAARLAEQFLILIDGATVTAQISGRPDSAMLAWDIARQLIAGATAQAPVGTPTGDATA, from the coding sequence ATGCCAATTACGCAGAAAACCGAAGCCGATAAACGGCACAAGCGGCACAAACGGCAAGTACTCATCGATACAGCCACATCGCTGTTTTCGCAGAACGGCTATCGCGCGGTTGGTATCGACCGGATCATCGCGGAGTCGGGCGTCGCGAAGATGACGCTCTATAACCACTTCCCGTCGAAATCCGAACTTGTACTCGAAGTGCTGCGGCAGCGCGAGGAAAGCGCAGCCGTATCGCTGCGCGAATTCGTCGATCGCTATGTCGTGCCGCTCGAACGTCTGAAGGCGATTTTTCTGTGGCATGAGGCGTGGTTCAGCGAGCAGACCTTCTGCGGCTGCATGTTCATCAACGCTGCATCCGAGTTTCCCGATCGGACCGATGCTATCCACTGCGCGTCCGCCTCGCAGAAGCGGCAGGTTACGGCGCTGCTCGGCACACTGCTCGGCGAGATGTTTGCCCACGACGTGGCGGCCCGGCTTGCCGAGCAGTTTCTGATCTTGATCGACGGCGCGACTGTGACGGCGCAGATTTCGGGGCGGCCGGACTCGGCGATGCTGGCTTGGGATATTGCGCGGCAACTGATTGCAGGCGCGACAGCACAGGCACCGGTGGGCACACCGACGGGCGATGCCACCGCGTAA